One part of the Sphingobium yanoikuyae genome encodes these proteins:
- a CDS encoding methyl-accepting chemotaxis protein translates to MTSATTPRNAIAHMLAEVDPRGDLARGMAEIEQLVADDAVVAARTFFSTYMDSSGLRNRLQPTTLAKIETAAHEYVRQKLRHYSAGDWALSSTACVRHARKHGISVRGVLLPVAAANEKLTDIIWERAADDATRRRLVDIMAQVGMVDAGLMANVIAIDDAESQRNARQQFGVLFEQRIMGEIDGASQLGESLREQAKDASAATRGMLGKASEVAAAAEQSALAMREAARTSAGLIRAIEDARTEVESAAEVAQRAASQSGDAVSMSATLSDHAKSIESILGLIRDIAGQTNLLALNATIEAARAGDAGRGFAVVAQEVKSLANQTARATDEIAGKIAAIQASTRQSVETNERIRDTVGEVQASAQRIRHAMDAQAQTVTMITAAVDETALAADSMSTTISAIRQDTEVVASEIDQLERGFMSVEGKLSSLRHASSDFGRQVA, encoded by the coding sequence ATGACTTCCGCCACCACGCCCAGGAACGCCATCGCCCACATGCTGGCCGAAGTGGACCCCCGCGGTGATCTGGCCCGTGGCATGGCCGAAATCGAGCAGCTGGTTGCCGACGATGCGGTCGTCGCCGCTCGCACCTTCTTTTCCACCTATATGGACAGTTCGGGCCTGCGAAACCGGTTGCAGCCCACGACGCTGGCGAAGATCGAGACCGCCGCGCATGAATATGTCCGCCAGAAGCTGCGCCATTACAGCGCCGGCGACTGGGCGCTGTCCTCCACCGCCTGCGTCCGCCACGCCCGCAAGCACGGCATTTCGGTGCGCGGCGTGCTGCTGCCCGTCGCCGCGGCCAACGAGAAACTGACCGATATCATCTGGGAACGCGCAGCCGACGACGCCACCCGGCGCCGGTTGGTCGACATCATGGCGCAGGTCGGCATGGTCGATGCCGGGCTGATGGCCAATGTGATCGCGATCGACGATGCCGAAAGCCAGCGCAATGCGCGCCAGCAGTTCGGCGTCCTGTTCGAACAGCGCATCATGGGCGAGATCGACGGCGCGTCGCAGCTGGGCGAATCGCTGCGCGAACAGGCCAAGGATGCCTCCGCCGCGACCCGCGGCATGCTGGGCAAGGCGTCGGAAGTCGCCGCAGCCGCCGAACAATCCGCCCTTGCGATGCGCGAGGCTGCCCGCACCTCGGCCGGCCTGATCCGCGCCATCGAGGACGCGCGCACCGAAGTGGAAAGCGCCGCCGAAGTGGCACAGCGCGCCGCGTCGCAATCGGGCGACGCCGTTTCCATGTCGGCCACCCTGTCGGACCATGCCAAGTCGATCGAATCGATCCTGGGCCTGATCCGCGACATTGCCGGCCAGACCAACCTGCTGGCGCTCAACGCCACGATCGAGGCCGCCCGTGCCGGTGACGCCGGTCGCGGCTTTGCCGTGGTGGCGCAGGAAGTGAAGAGCCTGGCCAACCAGACCGCCCGCGCCACCGACGAGATTGCCGGCAAGATCGCCGCCATCCAGGCATCGACCCGCCAGTCGGTGGAGACCAACGAGCGCATCCGCGACACCGTCGGCGAAGTGCAGGCCAGTGCCCAGCGCATTCGCCACGCCATGGACGCCCAGGCCCAGACCGTGACGATGATCACCGCCGCCGTCGATGAAACCGCGCTGGCGGCCGACTCGATGTCGACCACCATTTCGGCGATCCGCCAGGACACCGAAGTGGTCGCATCGGAAATCGACCAGCTGGAACGCGGCTTCATGAGCGTCGAGGGCAAGCTGTCCAGCCTGCGGCATGCCTCCAGCGACTTCGGCCGCCAGGTCGCCTGA
- the ykgO gene encoding type B 50S ribosomal protein L36, with amino-acid sequence MKIRNSLKSLKGRHRDNRVIRRRGRTYVINKTNRRFKARQG; translated from the coding sequence ATGAAGATCCGCAACTCGCTCAAGTCGCTCAAGGGCCGCCACCGGGACAACCGCGTGATCCGTCGTCGTGGCCGGACCTACGTCATCAACAAGACCAACCGTCGCTTCAAGGCCCGCCAGGGCTAA
- a CDS encoding 50S ribosomal protein L11 methyltransferase, whose protein sequence is MNDVAAPAAQSWKVTLPCTRAEAEALDGDIAAFALMEHPPVLMTSEAEPDDENKWQLDAYFEGKPSPAAIKLLKTLVPSASGIKPQVEALPDEDWVTMSQQGLEPVTAGRFHVRNVASDPEQPGHVNFLIEASRAFGTGQHETTAGCLAMIDRMRSVGMRFRNVADIGTGTGLLAFAAMTLWPRAHAIASDIDPVAVDISRENAVANGIALGGGAGQLALCTAAGVDHPALVGRAPYDLLIANILAGPLIELAPSLCALVEDGGTIVLAGLLNEQADAVIAAYRAQGMRLAERSDRGHWPTLRLRKRPQIGWKRPRRINAAARGEAPGFGSI, encoded by the coding sequence ATGAATGATGTCGCTGCGCCAGCCGCCCAGAGCTGGAAAGTCACCCTGCCCTGCACCCGCGCCGAAGCGGAGGCGCTGGACGGGGACATCGCCGCCTTCGCCCTGATGGAGCATCCGCCGGTGCTGATGACCAGCGAGGCGGAGCCGGACGACGAGAACAAGTGGCAGCTCGACGCCTATTTCGAGGGCAAGCCGAGCCCGGCGGCGATCAAGCTGCTCAAAACCCTGGTGCCCAGCGCATCGGGCATCAAGCCGCAGGTGGAAGCGCTGCCCGACGAGGATTGGGTGACGATGAGCCAGCAGGGGCTGGAGCCCGTCACCGCCGGCCGATTCCATGTGCGCAATGTCGCCAGCGACCCCGAACAGCCCGGCCATGTCAATTTCCTGATCGAGGCGAGTCGCGCCTTTGGCACCGGCCAGCATGAGACCACCGCCGGCTGCCTGGCGATGATCGACCGGATGCGCAGCGTCGGCATGCGCTTCCGCAATGTCGCCGATATCGGCACCGGCACCGGCCTGCTCGCCTTTGCCGCGATGACATTGTGGCCGCGCGCCCATGCGATTGCTTCCGACATCGATCCGGTGGCGGTCGACATCAGCCGCGAGAACGCCGTGGCGAACGGCATTGCCCTGGGCGGGGGCGCCGGCCAGTTGGCGCTCTGCACCGCTGCCGGCGTGGATCATCCCGCGCTGGTCGGGCGCGCGCCCTATGACCTGCTGATCGCCAATATCCTGGCCGGGCCGCTGATCGAACTGGCGCCATCGCTCTGCGCATTGGTGGAGGATGGCGGCACGATCGTGCTCGCCGGCCTGCTCAACGAACAGGCCGATGCGGTGATCGCCGCCTATCGCGCGCAGGGCATGCGCCTCGCCGAACGCAGCGATCGCGGCCATTGGCCGACTTTGCGCCTGCGCAAGCGCCCGCAGATCGGCTGGAAACGCCCCCGCCGCATCAATGCCGCCGCACGTGGCGAAGCCCCCGGCTTCGGCAGCATCTGA
- the sdhD gene encoding succinate dehydrogenase, hydrophobic membrane anchor protein, giving the protein MGTGTGIGRVRGLGSAKHGAHHWLAQRYTAIGNLLLVLWLLFSLIALPGLDYESVVNWIHNPLVAVPLMLMVVSIFMHLRLGMQVMLEDYVHDKGLAFFSMLLLNFYAYAGAAAGVFAIAKIAFIGVVK; this is encoded by the coding sequence ATGGGTACCGGAACCGGAATCGGCCGCGTCCGCGGTCTTGGCTCGGCCAAGCATGGCGCGCACCACTGGCTGGCACAGCGCTACACCGCCATCGGCAATCTGCTGCTGGTGCTGTGGCTGCTCTTCAGCCTGATCGCACTGCCCGGCCTCGATTATGAGAGCGTGGTCAACTGGATCCACAATCCGCTGGTCGCCGTGCCGCTGATGCTGATGGTCGTCAGCATCTTCATGCATCTGCGTCTGGGCATGCAGGTCATGCTGGAGGACTATGTCCACGACAAGGGCCTGGCCTTCTTCTCGATGCTGCTGCTGAACTTCTATGCCTATGCCGGCGCTGCCGCGGGCGTCTTCGCGATCGCCAAGATCGCCTTCATCGGGGTCGTCAAGTAA
- the pyk gene encoding pyruvate kinase, which yields MTRLSPRSRKVRILATLGPASESAEMIRALFVAGADAFRVNMSHGAHEDHAARIATIRELEKEFARPTTILADLQGPKLRVGTFEKGLVVLETGAAFVLDRDDTPGTVERVNLPHPEIYAALVPETRLLLDDGKLVLRVKAVTDTRIDTIVEIGGTLSNRKGVNVPDVVVPVPALTDKDRRDLSFAVDQGCDWIALSFVQRPEDLAEARKLMGGHGALMAKIEKPSAVQRLEEIIEMADGVMVARGDLGVELPPQAVPPLQKQIVATARRMGRPVVVATQMLESMIKAPTPTRAEVSDVATAVYDGADAIMLSAETAAGDWPVEAVSMMDSIAHSVERDPGYFARLHFTETRPDPTTADALAEAAAGIVPVVGASVITCFTSSGSTVRRVARERPSAPILALTPRSDTARKLGLTWGVHAIRTKDIGNFEEMIGKARRMALRHDMSAKGGKIVVLAGVPFGTPGSTNVLHVATVRGDELKGRDEEPTMLA from the coding sequence ATGACACGACTATCGCCCCGCTCGCGCAAGGTTCGCATTCTCGCGACCCTCGGTCCCGCCAGCGAGAGCGCAGAGATGATCCGCGCATTGTTTGTCGCGGGTGCCGACGCCTTTCGAGTCAATATGAGCCATGGCGCGCATGAGGATCATGCCGCCCGCATCGCCACGATCCGCGAGCTGGAAAAGGAATTTGCCCGGCCGACCACGATTCTGGCCGACCTTCAGGGCCCCAAGCTGCGCGTGGGCACGTTCGAGAAGGGGCTGGTGGTGCTGGAGACCGGCGCGGCCTTCGTCCTCGATCGGGACGACACGCCGGGCACCGTCGAGCGCGTGAACCTGCCGCACCCCGAAATCTATGCCGCGCTGGTCCCCGAGACCCGGCTGCTGCTGGATGACGGCAAGCTGGTGCTGCGGGTGAAGGCGGTGACCGATACGCGAATCGATACCATCGTGGAAATCGGCGGCACCCTGTCGAACCGCAAGGGCGTGAATGTGCCTGACGTGGTCGTGCCGGTGCCGGCGCTGACCGACAAGGATCGCCGTGACCTCAGCTTCGCGGTCGATCAGGGCTGCGACTGGATCGCCTTGAGCTTCGTGCAGCGGCCCGAGGATCTCGCCGAAGCGCGCAAGCTGATGGGCGGCCATGGCGCGCTGATGGCCAAGATCGAGAAGCCCTCGGCCGTGCAGCGGCTGGAGGAGATTATCGAGATGGCCGACGGCGTGATGGTCGCGCGCGGCGATCTGGGCGTGGAATTGCCGCCGCAGGCGGTGCCGCCGCTGCAGAAGCAGATCGTCGCCACCGCGCGCCGCATGGGCCGTCCGGTTGTGGTGGCGACCCAGATGCTCGAATCGATGATCAAGGCGCCGACCCCGACCCGCGCCGAAGTGTCGGACGTGGCGACGGCGGTCTATGACGGCGCCGACGCGATCATGTTGTCGGCCGAAACGGCGGCGGGCGACTGGCCGGTCGAGGCGGTGTCGATGATGGACAGCATCGCCCATAGCGTGGAGCGCGATCCGGGCTATTTCGCCCGTCTGCACTTCACCGAAACCCGGCCCGACCCGACCACCGCCGACGCCCTGGCGGAGGCTGCCGCGGGCATCGTGCCGGTCGTCGGCGCCAGCGTCATCACCTGCTTCACCTCGTCGGGCAGCACCGTGCGCCGCGTGGCGCGTGAGCGGCCGTCCGCGCCGATCCTGGCGCTGACGCCGCGATCCGATACTGCGCGCAAGCTGGGCCTGACCTGGGGCGTCCATGCGATCCGCACCAAGGATATCGGCAATTTCGAGGAAATGATCGGCAAGGCGCGCCGCATGGCGTTGCGCCACGACATGAGCGCCAAGGGCGGCAAGATCGTGGTGCTGGCCGGCGTGCCCTTCGGGACGCCCGGTTCGACCAACGTGCTGCATGTCGCGACCGTGCGTGGCGACGAGCTGAAGGGGCGTGACGAAGAACCGACCATGCTGGCCTGA
- a CDS encoding DUF4136 domain-containing protein, whose translation MLKQIILSSCLALSLAACATVPSVEVTRFHNGSPAQTGSIAVQEIPGNPDVGLEFRTYAGAVSQELQRVGFTNAGDAGSDYVALVGFRRSFRPTGTARNDKPVSVGVGGALGSGGYSGLGLGVGINLSGKPKDIVSTELQIQIRRRSDQAAIWEGRASTESREGTPESQPRAVAQKLAAALLGGYPGESGRTITVK comes from the coding sequence ATGTTGAAACAGATCATCCTCTCCTCCTGCCTTGCCCTGTCGCTCGCCGCCTGCGCGACGGTGCCGTCGGTGGAGGTGACGCGATTCCACAATGGCAGCCCGGCACAGACCGGATCGATCGCGGTGCAGGAAATCCCCGGCAATCCGGACGTTGGCCTGGAATTTCGCACCTATGCCGGGGCGGTGAGCCAGGAACTGCAGCGCGTCGGTTTCACCAATGCGGGCGATGCGGGCAGCGACTATGTCGCGCTGGTCGGCTTCCGCCGCAGCTTCCGCCCGACCGGCACCGCGCGCAATGACAAGCCGGTCAGCGTGGGCGTTGGCGGGGCGCTGGGCAGTGGCGGCTATTCCGGCCTGGGGCTGGGCGTCGGCATCAACCTGTCGGGCAAGCCCAAGGATATCGTCTCCACCGAATTGCAGATCCAGATTCGCCGTCGCAGCGATCAGGCCGCCATCTGGGAAGGCCGCGCCTCGACCGAATCGCGTGAAGGCACGCCCGAGTCGCAGCCGCGCGCCGTCGCGCAAAAGCTCGCTGCCGCCCTCCTCGGGGGCTATCCGGGCGAATCCGGGCGCACTATAACGGTCAAATGA
- a CDS encoding M14 family metallopeptidase, translated as MTISISSAFDSGNIRVLSITDSPEGVRAELEIVKDKDSDFYQWFHFRLAGAAGREVELAIVNCAGSAYPDGWPGYKARMSEDRENWLQADTDYADGTLTIRLSPDSNAVWLAYFAPYSMERHHDLVAWAACQPGVEHRELGLTLDGQPLDMLSVGEGPKNVWLYARQHPGESMAEWWMEGALERLTDDEDAVARYLRQKATFHIVPNMNPDGSRRGHLRTNAAGINLNREWHEPSMDKSPEVYLVRAAMDETGVDFAMDVHGDEAIPAVFLAGFEGIPSITDRQLSLYHRYRDTLAARTPDFQTRLGYPVASGGKANLAMSTNQLAERFGAVAMTLEMPFKDNDDLPDADFGWSPARSAQLGKDCLAVLAEMIEDI; from the coding sequence ATGACCATCTCCATTTCGAGCGCCTTCGACAGCGGCAACATCCGCGTTCTTTCCATCACCGACAGTCCAGAAGGCGTCCGCGCCGAGCTGGAAATCGTCAAGGACAAGGACAGCGACTTCTATCAATGGTTCCATTTCCGTCTGGCGGGCGCTGCCGGACGGGAGGTGGAACTGGCGATCGTGAACTGCGCGGGCTCGGCCTATCCCGACGGCTGGCCGGGCTACAAGGCGCGGATGAGCGAGGATCGCGAGAATTGGCTGCAAGCCGATACCGATTATGCCGACGGTACGCTGACGATCCGCCTCTCGCCCGACAGCAATGCCGTCTGGCTCGCCTATTTCGCGCCCTATTCGATGGAACGCCATCATGATCTGGTCGCCTGGGCCGCCTGCCAGCCGGGCGTCGAGCATCGCGAACTCGGCCTGACCTTGGACGGCCAGCCGCTCGACATGCTGAGCGTCGGCGAAGGCCCCAAGAATGTCTGGCTCTATGCCCGCCAGCATCCCGGCGAAAGCATGGCCGAGTGGTGGATGGAAGGCGCGCTGGAGCGCCTGACCGACGACGAGGATGCGGTGGCGCGCTATCTGCGCCAGAAGGCGACCTTCCACATCGTCCCCAACATGAATCCGGACGGTAGCCGGCGCGGTCATCTGCGCACCAATGCGGCGGGCATCAATCTCAACCGCGAATGGCATGAGCCGTCGATGGACAAGAGCCCGGAAGTCTATCTGGTCCGCGCCGCGATGGACGAGACCGGCGTCGATTTCGCCATGGACGTGCATGGCGACGAGGCGATCCCGGCGGTGTTCCTGGCCGGCTTCGAGGGCATTCCCTCGATCACCGACCGACAGCTCTCGCTCTATCATCGCTATCGCGACACGCTGGCGGCCCGCACGCCCGATTTCCAGACGCGCCTCGGTTATCCGGTGGCGAGCGGCGGCAAGGCCAATCTCGCCATGTCGACCAACCAGCTGGCCGAACGCTTCGGCGCGGTCGCGATGACGCTGGAAATGCCGTTCAAGGATAATGACGATCTGCCCGACGCTGATTTCGGCTGGTCGCCGGCCCGTTCGGCGCAGCTCGGCAAGGATTGCCTGGCGGTGCTGGCGGAGATGATCGAGGATATCTGA
- a CDS encoding amidase: protein MTRRTILHGAGGAMALGMVGAPAIAKSRPSRERLEAALARIADPAGEGRRTYLTLYADSARAAADAADARAASPLSPIDGAIVSIKDLFDVAGEPTRAGSLILADAPPATVDAPVVARLKQAGAVIVGKTNMVEFAFSGVGVNPHYGTPGNPADRARVPGGSTSGGGVAVADQMCEIAIGTDTGGSCRIPAALCGVVGYKPTKARVPTDGAFPLSPTLDSIGPIATSVDACFRTDAILAGEAPRRLDLAPLKGLRAGIPQGLPLADLDATVAARFADALARLGQAGMTLSDEVFRQFDAMQALQSPVPIASVEAYAIHRDRIATRAQDFDPIVLARMQAGRDVTPERHKQMLVERAALVRSMDARLAGLDILVLPTTPIVAPTQAEVANADAFVARNRLLLRNTGLGNSFDLCAISLPLPREGGLPVGLMLMARAGQDQRLFAIAAAVEKLLAV from the coding sequence GTGACGCGACGGACGATCCTGCACGGCGCCGGTGGCGCCATGGCGCTCGGCATGGTCGGCGCGCCGGCCATTGCCAAATCCCGCCCGTCGCGCGAGCGTCTGGAAGCAGCGCTCGCGCGCATCGCCGACCCGGCGGGGGAGGGCAGGCGCACCTACCTCACCCTCTATGCGGACAGCGCGCGGGCGGCGGCGGACGCCGCCGATGCCCGCGCCGCTTCGCCGCTCTCGCCGATCGACGGCGCCATCGTCAGCATCAAGGATCTGTTCGATGTCGCGGGCGAGCCGACCCGCGCCGGTTCGCTGATCCTGGCCGATGCCCCGCCCGCCACCGTCGATGCGCCGGTCGTTGCCCGGCTGAAGCAGGCCGGTGCGGTGATCGTCGGCAAGACCAACATGGTCGAATTCGCCTTTTCCGGCGTCGGCGTGAATCCCCATTATGGCACGCCGGGCAATCCGGCCGACCGGGCCCGCGTGCCGGGTGGATCAACCAGTGGCGGCGGCGTCGCGGTGGCCGATCAGATGTGCGAGATCGCGATCGGCACCGATACCGGCGGCTCCTGCCGCATCCCCGCCGCGCTGTGCGGTGTGGTCGGCTACAAGCCGACCAAGGCGCGGGTGCCGACCGATGGCGCCTTTCCGCTGTCGCCCACGCTCGATTCGATCGGACCGATCGCGACCAGCGTCGATGCCTGTTTCCGCACCGATGCGATCTTGGCGGGCGAGGCGCCCCGCCGGCTCGACCTCGCGCCGCTCAAGGGGCTGCGCGCCGGCATTCCCCAGGGCCTGCCGCTGGCCGATCTGGACGCGACCGTCGCGGCCCGTTTCGCCGATGCGCTGGCGCGGCTGGGCCAGGCGGGCATGACGCTCAGCGACGAGGTTTTCCGGCAATTCGATGCGATGCAGGCGCTTCAGTCGCCGGTGCCGATCGCCTCGGTCGAGGCCTATGCCATCCATCGCGATCGAATCGCGACCCGCGCGCAGGATTTCGATCCGATCGTGCTGGCGCGGATGCAGGCGGGTCGCGACGTGACGCCCGAACGGCATAAGCAGATGCTGGTGGAGCGCGCCGCGCTGGTGCGGTCGATGGACGCGCGCCTGGCCGGATTGGACATATTGGTGCTGCCGACCACGCCGATCGTCGCGCCGACTCAGGCCGAGGTGGCGAATGCTGACGCCTTTGTCGCCCGCAACCGGCTGCTGCTGCGGAATACCGGCCTCGGCAACAGCTTCGACCTGTGCGCCATTTCCCTGCCGCTGCCGCGCGAGGGCGGCCTGCCGGTCGGTCTGATGCTGATGGCGCGGGCCGGGCAGGACCAGCGCCTGTTCGCGATCGCGGCAGCGGTGGAAAAGCTGCTGGCGGTTTAG
- the sdhC gene encoding succinate dehydrogenase, cytochrome b556 subunit — protein MAVSIIHRVTGNGLATAGALGLIWWLMAAATGPEAYATFVTCATSPIGYLVMAGLSWFFFQHLFSGLRHFVLDMGAGYDLKTSKTWSILTFVLSTIATAAFWAAICLGKF, from the coding sequence ATGGCCGTCTCCATCATTCACCGCGTGACGGGCAATGGCCTGGCCACCGCCGGTGCTCTTGGCCTCATCTGGTGGCTGATGGCCGCCGCGACCGGCCCGGAAGCCTATGCCACCTTCGTCACCTGCGCGACCTCGCCGATTGGCTATCTGGTCATGGCGGGCCTGTCCTGGTTCTTCTTCCAGCACCTCTTCTCGGGTCTGCGTCACTTCGTGCTCGACATGGGTGCGGGCTATGATCTCAAGACCAGCAAGACCTGGTCGATCCTGACCTTCGTGCTGTCGACGATCGCCACCGCCGCCTTCTGGGCCGCGATCTGCCTGGGGAAATTCTGA
- the sdhA gene encoding succinate dehydrogenase flavoprotein subunit, translating to MSEAYKIIDHTYDTVVVGAGGSGLRATMGSAEAGLKTACITKLFPTRSHTVAAQGGIAASLGNNSPDHWTWHMYDTVKGSDWLGDQDAIEYMVREAPAAVIELEHAGVPFSRNQDGTIYQRPFGGHMQNMGAGPPVQRTCAAADRTGHAMLHALYQQSLKYDADFYIEYFAIDLIMEDGPNGKECRGVIAICMEDGSIHRFRSHAVVLATGGYGRAYFSATSAHSCTGDGGGMVLRAGLPLQDLEFVQFHPTGIYGAGVLITEGARGEGGYLTNSEGERFMERYAPSAKDLASRDVVSRSMAMEMREGRGVGEHKDHIFLHLDHIDPKVLAERLPGITESGKIFAGVDLTRQPLPVTPTVHYNMGGIPCNYHGQVVTKVGDDPEVVVPGLFAVGEAACVSVHGANRLGSNSLIDLVVFGRATGLFLKDNLKPNTPHKPLPANAADLALSRLDHYRNANGTTSTADIRMDMQRTMQKHAAVFRDSELLADGVVKMQAVNKRLQDVKIADRSLIWNTDLIETLELDNLMSQAICTMEGAEARKESRGAHAHEDFPNRDDENWMKHTISWFEGWGGSSGKVTLDYRPVHDYTMTDEAEYIKPKARVY from the coding sequence ATGAGCGAAGCCTACAAGATCATCGACCATACCTACGACACCGTCGTCGTGGGTGCTGGCGGCTCGGGCCTGCGCGCCACCATGGGCAGCGCCGAGGCGGGTCTCAAGACCGCCTGCATCACCAAGCTGTTCCCGACCCGCAGCCACACCGTGGCGGCGCAGGGCGGCATCGCCGCCTCGCTCGGCAACAACAGCCCCGACCACTGGACCTGGCACATGTACGACACCGTCAAGGGGTCGGACTGGCTGGGTGACCAGGACGCGATCGAATATATGGTGCGTGAAGCACCGGCGGCCGTGATCGAGCTGGAACATGCCGGCGTGCCGTTCAGCCGCAACCAGGACGGCACCATCTATCAGCGTCCGTTCGGCGGCCACATGCAGAATATGGGCGCCGGCCCGCCGGTGCAGCGCACCTGCGCCGCCGCCGACCGTACCGGCCACGCCATGCTGCACGCTCTCTACCAGCAGAGCCTGAAGTATGACGCCGACTTCTACATCGAATATTTCGCCATCGACCTGATCATGGAAGATGGCCCGAACGGCAAGGAATGCCGCGGCGTCATCGCCATCTGCATGGAAGATGGCAGCATCCACCGCTTCCGCAGCCATGCCGTCGTGCTGGCGACCGGTGGCTATGGCCGCGCCTATTTCTCGGCCACTTCGGCCCATAGCTGCACCGGCGACGGCGGTGGCATGGTGCTACGCGCCGGCCTGCCGCTGCAGGATCTGGAATTCGTCCAGTTCCACCCGACCGGCATCTATGGCGCGGGCGTGCTGATCACCGAAGGCGCGCGCGGCGAAGGCGGCTACCTCACCAATTCCGAAGGCGAGCGTTTCATGGAACGCTATGCCCCGTCGGCGAAGGATCTGGCGTCGCGTGACGTCGTGTCGCGCTCGATGGCGATGGAAATGCGCGAGGGCCGTGGCGTCGGCGAGCACAAGGATCATATCTTCCTGCACCTCGACCATATCGATCCCAAGGTTCTGGCCGAGCGCCTGCCGGGCATCACCGAAAGCGGAAAGATCTTTGCCGGTGTCGACCTGACCCGCCAGCCGCTGCCCGTGACCCCGACGGTCCATTACAATATGGGCGGCATCCCCTGTAACTATCATGGCCAGGTGGTGACGAAGGTCGGCGACGATCCGGAAGTCGTGGTGCCGGGCCTGTTCGCGGTCGGCGAAGCGGCCTGCGTGTCGGTCCATGGCGCGAACCGCCTGGGCTCCAATTCGCTGATCGACCTTGTCGTGTTCGGCCGCGCGACCGGCCTGTTCCTCAAGGACAATCTGAAGCCCAACACCCCGCACAAGCCGCTGCCGGCCAATGCGGCCGATCTGGCGCTGTCGCGCCTCGATCACTATCGCAACGCCAACGGCACCACCTCGACGGCGGACATCCGCATGGACATGCAGCGCACCATGCAGAAGCATGCCGCCGTGTTCCGCGACAGCGAATTGCTGGCCGACGGCGTCGTCAAGATGCAGGCGGTCAACAAGCGCCTGCAGGACGTCAAGATCGCCGACCGCTCGCTGATCTGGAACACCGACCTGATCGAGACGCTGGAACTGGACAATCTCATGAGCCAGGCCATCTGCACGATGGAAGGCGCCGAGGCCCGCAAGGAATCGCGCGGCGCCCATGCGCATGAGGATTTCCCGAACCGCGACGACGAAAACTGGATGAAGCACACCATCAGCTGGTTCGAAGGCTGGGGTGGATCGAGCGGCAAGGTGACGCTCGATTATCGTCCGGTCCACGATTACACGATGACCGACGAGGCCGAGTATATCAAGCCGAAGGCGCGCGTATACTAA
- a CDS encoding dienelactone hydrolase family protein produces MVLTRQTIIHDGPGGPFESVAVVDDAAAGPVPGILLVPNVLGTKEADFLYAEKVAALGYAVLVADVFGQGKRTTREDPDAGRYMNELNADRALLRDRMLSGHALLKDMPAVDAARTAAIGFCFGGKCVLDLARAGADIAGGVSFHGVYEAPPFPNATITAKLLVCHGWEDPIAPPEATVGLAKELTEAGCDWQIHAYGHTGHAFTDESVHMPEKGLAYSADADRRSFRAMVNFLDELFG; encoded by the coding sequence ATGGTCCTCACCCGTCAGACGATCATCCATGACGGTCCGGGCGGCCCGTTCGAAAGCGTCGCCGTGGTCGACGATGCCGCCGCCGGCCCGGTGCCGGGCATCCTGCTGGTGCCCAATGTCCTGGGCACCAAGGAAGCCGACTTCCTCTATGCGGAAAAGGTCGCGGCGCTGGGCTATGCGGTGCTGGTCGCCGACGTCTTTGGGCAGGGCAAGCGCACCACCCGCGAGGATCCCGATGCCGGGCGCTACATGAACGAACTCAACGCCGACCGCGCGCTGCTTCGTGACCGGATGCTGAGCGGCCACGCGCTGCTCAAGGATATGCCGGCGGTCGATGCTGCCCGCACGGCCGCGATCGGCTTCTGCTTCGGCGGCAAATGCGTGCTCGACCTGGCCCGCGCGGGCGCCGACATTGCCGGCGGCGTCAGCTTCCACGGCGTCTATGAGGCACCGCCCTTCCCCAACGCCACGATCACCGCGAAGCTGCTGGTCTGCCACGGCTGGGAAGACCCGATCGCGCCGCCCGAGGCGACCGTCGGCCTGGCGAAGGAACTGACCGAGGCGGGCTGCGACTGGCAGATTCATGCCTATGGCCACACCGGCCACGCCTTCACCGACGAGAGCGTCCATATGCCCGAAAAGGGGCTGGCCTATAGCGCCGATGCCGACCGCCGCAGCTTCCGCGCGATGGTGAATTTCCTCGACGAACTGTTCGGCTAA